The genome window cgatatggccttaagcacgcattacggtaaattgagcagcttTACctggataacgataaatgatgataaattcgcccaagcggactgttatataattagaAAATCTgagtcaatgcatgaaatacacatTAACCGTTTCTTgtcgatttatttaccagctttctatttaatatatttaacaattgtacacacAGTCTGAACattaagtatatatatatattttttgtaaacaataagaattcaagtatgaacatttataacagcttgtatggcttcaaaatcaatatgcctgtgcaaacatgtcattgtaacacaaatgacttagagcttgaacagtacatttcaaaaagacaacttattgttaatggctgctgtgacataattactcaacacaactgtttacttcaaggttttatgttttttttttttccccccagtgcatttttttaatacatgcaagcacacgcgaccccccccacacacacacacacacactatagctatattgatcttctgcaaatgaaacatttaagattttacgatggcagtaatgacacagaattaagcacatacagaaaaatagctggggccattaaacggtcatatcaCAATGTTCACTGTTggtttgtactttatgctgaatgctttaccatcacaaaagctatcagagaaatcagacacagacagagatacaaaataacgcgacatactaattgctagatgcagtttgtgcccaatccactcattaagttcagccgtttcgacaaggttagagccgttatccgactcccatcacgttcatttgtagcgttaaccgctagtgttagcctgtggcctggctaccagtagaaagcactgaaagcaccctctctggaaattttgaaaataaaggaggaaggcgggtgaaagcccgtctggatgccgccaagagtctacttaatgtcgggtggaaGTTTGGCGAacttcccttaagccacactccatcacgtttgcttgtagcgttagccgctagctttaGCTTACCAGGCTTCTGTTTGGttggcttcctgataaccaggtgactccatacgtaagcacactgactgctttcttaaaggggaatgaacatagccgaacaacacagagtcaaagcgggatgaaaagactatattttcttgttttattaaattaccgaatttaacgacatggtcaaaattacgtcggtcatcatgAAGAATTTCAGAAacagtaaattttcggtttaccgccatgCTCTACTACAGATTTAGGCCGTAGAGAAATTAGAGAATAGGCATATGCcgatatgagattttgacggcatgataaccttaagcagaaATACCGTGGTTTCGCGGTATTGCAGTTATAGCTCTACAATGTGTTATTTTggcatgtatgggttaaaaaaaaacaggatttttttttgtttatttaaattggaacatcaacatgaacACGTTAAaataacaccaaaaaaaaaactgaaatattttgaataaaattgaaataaatagaaagtattgactaaacccacagccacagctcaagttgctcaacattAGAACAAGAACCATTAGTAATATAGAATTAGACATAACACATATGATCAAAAGTTTATGTGGAACACATACCACTACAACTATTAATTAtttgaatattaatggagagcGAGAGCAAGAGATagcgcgtgtgtatgactcgtatcattatttacacatacgcacacacccagtgttgttaataacggcgttagagaatAACGGTGTTACtgacgttattttttttcagtagtgagtaatctaattaattacttttctcatgttggcaacaccgttaccgttactgacgttgtgcgttactacgttggttgaatgacgcgagaaaagtcagagacacggactcacggagatgagagagcagagcaggagtggggaggagggaaggaagTTGTGTCGCGGTTGCAAACGCGattctaggtggctccaataatacctgactgtagccgatagcctacaaactacccccacatgatgctatggtATAATGcttgatatcacatgtatatagaactagatgcgaaatgacagacacagcagTATTAGCTCATGTATAAACACCTATATGCTaaatgatagactcgccggcgttagtaaacagccccaTCTTAAAGcacaaatttgacaaatttggaccgaaacggctgtttttggatgggaaaaacaccCCTCAGCACCCCGTGCTGTGTGTGACTTCCAGCACCCCTGCTTTTgtctatggcagaaaacacagacaaggctgaaaacagtttctgcacccctttaaaataaactgctgtattttaagccaaacgaactattgtgtttgatagaacaatatggacagtggggcaaataagtctttagtcagccactaattgtgcaagttctcccacttgaaaatattagagaggcctgtaattgtcaacatgggtaaacctcaaccatgagagacagaatgtggggggaaaaaaacagaaaatcacattgtttgatttttaaagaatttatttgcaaatcatggtggaaaataagtatttggtctataccaaaagttcatctcaatactttgttatgtaccctttgttggcaataacggaggccaaacgttttctgtaacccttcacaaacttttcacacactgttgctggtattttggcccattcctccatgcagatgtcctccagagcagttatgttttggggctgtcgttgggcaacacagactttcaactccctccacagattttctatggggttgagatctggagactggctaggccactccaggaccttgaaatgcttcgtacgaagccacttctttgttgccctcgctgtgtgtttgggatcattgtcatgctgaaatacccagccacgtctcatcttcaatgcccttgctgatggaaggagattttcacttaaaatctctcgatacatggcccaattcattctttcctttgcagaaaaacagccccaaagcatgatgtttccacccccatgcttcccagtgggcatggtgcaattcagtattctttctcctccaaacacgagaacctgtgtttctaccaaaaagttgtattttgttttcatctgaccataacatattctcccagtcctcttttgggtcatccaaatgctctctatcgaaccgcagacgggcctggacgtgtactttcttcagcagggggacatgtctggcagtgcaggatttgagtccctggtggcgcattgtgttactgatagtagcctttgttactgtggtcccagctctctgtaggtcattcactcgttccccccgtgtggttctgggatttttgctcactgttcttgttatcatattGATGCCaccgggtgaggagggagttgaaagtccgtgttgcccaacgacagccccaaaactgctctagaggagatctgcatggaggaatgggccaaaataccagtaacagtgtgtgaaaagcttgtgaagagttacaaaaaaacgtttggcctccgttattgccaacaaagggtacataacaaagtattgagatcaatttttggtattgaccaaatacttatttcccaccatgatttgtaaataaattctttaaaaatcaaacaatgtgattttctgtttttcttttacatattctgtctcacatggttgaggtttacccatgatgacaattacaggcctctgtaatattttcaagtgggagaacttgcacaattagtggttgactaaatacttatttgccccactgtacatatgctgccatagcagattcatggcgcaataagcccccaaactatttttaatttgtccgttttaccctggaaacccccatttacagacgtcgcgcaaccgcttttgtttcaacctagccataaaaagaaggcaagtaatcatatttattattcgaaatgtctgtcatttttagcttagcatcattaattgatgtgtaatattcagttaaaaaacgactttaaaaaattattcgcgcgcatattttaaacttaaacaaattatatcacaatgaaaaaattggcgtctggaaaaaagtcagatatctacctcataactatcgcttaattgtatttttttcattaccgtcgcattttccccaatattttagatgataaataatcgatccaaacaaagaaaaattgaaaaaaaaaaacgtttaaaagggtaaatacatgaaaatgaAATCTCAATTACTCCtttatgtctgcgatttctgcatcgcgacccttactatattaccatgtttcacccataaaattcaccaaaaatccagctgtggccattcacagctgtgtcttgacactcggtgatacatttttggatcgaaaagaggtaagtacgcgatatctcattaaaatcatggcgtctttaattacgctctcgcgtgctctcaactccagatagggttttgctgtttacatttttttaaatgccctgtatcacacatgcatataggacaatttagaaatttagccaaattgggggtctcagatcggaacttcaagtcacctgagtgttttccgccctatacaAAATGTAGACAAATACTGCAAATCAACCAATGTAGTTTTATAATTATTAAGTGTCAGCAAATCAACATATGTCACACATAGGTTTTCACTTTAGCATGTGCTGGTTTTCCTCTCGTTCTCAGATCTTGCTGACCAGTGGCCTGGCTCGTTCGAAACCAGCTCTCTCTAAAGGCACTTTAACAGCTATCTTTACATTGTCACTAAGGTGGGGAGGTTCAAATTACTGTTTGAAGGAGTGACAGATTGATAGATTATTCCATTCTACTTTTGTTAAATGCATCAGACCAGTCGTCGCTGCTCACTACTCAGAAAACCTGCTCAGATCATTCCTCATTCACATCATGTCAGTTCCAGCTGTTACGTCCCACCTATGTACGCTCACTCCAGAGGTACGAAGCTAGCAATGAATAATTAACATGCTTAAAGTTGCTGCTTCTAATGTTGCCTCTCTTGCTGCAGTGTGTTACTTCAATTCAGACACATGGCCTTTTAAAGAAGTTTATCGTGTTTCTCAGTCGTGAGGAGCAGTGTTCCGATATCTGTGTGTGTCTTGAGGGAAGCCACACACTCTGCTTGCTTGGTACAGTATTTGAAACATTGTGCTTCGATATATACCTCATGCTTTACTGGGAAGAAAATGATTATATTCATTTACCCTGTGTTAATTCAGGCAACCTGATTCACCTGGGTTTCCTCAATGAGCGGATCATAGAAGAGGAGACCAATCGCTTTGTGAAGGACCTGACTGACATGTTAGCCTATTGTCAGAGATATGTGTCTCAAAAGAAGTCTAACCTTACTCACTGGCATCCAGTTTTGGGCTGGTTCTCCCAAACTGTAGATTATGGGTGAGTAATAGAGACGTTCTAGGTAGgtcatttgtctttttttcccctttatttggattttatttatttatttatttttacacatttttaaaaatcaaaaggaaacagAATAAACTGCAACACTTTTCATTTTAGTGTTCCAAACTTTACACATTGACTATGAATTTTGAGccaagttagaaaaaaaaaaattcattcatttagaTTTACAGATAGTCCCCGTGTTACGACTCGATTTACGCGGAGTTAAGCCTTTAAAATTTCGAAATAACTATCCTAAAAGTCCGAAAGGATGGCATGttgtttaatggtggaggatacactgccctctagtgacagCGTTGGTTCTGACTGGACTGTCGTTCAATAATGCTTCCACAGAGGAGCACTCAGACGTCTcatatggataaaggatagctgcgctctgattTGGCAAATGTAAGCCtgcaagttgtttcagctaatactgtatatttgtgtatgattttgtaattaagtttagagctacagtctgtggagttacgtgtgagggATTTGCTattagaattgtaaatacgttagcatttgtagcatttatgAATATAGCGAGGTTTTGTAATTATTGCCCCATACTTCGGCAATACAGTGCCGAAGTATGGGGCAACAATTACAAAACCTCGCTATATTCAGTAAATGTACTGCAGAAAAGGGCATTACGGATCATACAAAAAGCTGGATATCAAAATCATACAAACACACTCTTTCATAAGTCAAAATTGCTCAAGCTTTCGGATATCGTACAATACCAAATAGCACAAATAATGTTCAAAGTTATAAGAAATTTAttacctcagaatattcagcaGTTGTTTACAAACTACGAAAAAAGTTACAATTTACGGGGATATTGGGACTTCAAAAAACCCAGATTTCGGACGACAAGGAAAAGTTTTTGCATATCAGTATGTGGGGTGAGACAACTGAAGAAATTTCGTGTGGATTTAAAAACAATGTATaaatattggacaatttaagAAACTGTATAAAGAtatgattttcaaaaaatataaggATGAGGGAGATATGGATAACAACTAGGGTGTTGTGGTTATGGGGATATGGGACATTGcggtcatttattcatttatttatgttttctgGGCTGATTAATGGACTAGGCTTTTGCAACATTTGTGTATGGATAATATGCAGGGTTATATGGTGAGATTGTATATGTGTTAAacaagaatgtatatatttaaatgtaaggAATGGAACTGATATGTCAGGACTTAAGGACAAGGGGTGGGAGTAAATAGGTTTTTActtcttctcactccttttcgaatactcaaattttgtttttcttttttttcattattgtcaCCGATTGGTACCTATGTATTAAGTATTCAAAATAAACGTGTTCAATCAATcaaagatagcggacttttgttaggcaaattaggctaatttaatcttctaaatttgcatattgatcagacgagatggacctttgaacaccaattgttatgTGTCAagcgttttattgttaaaatgtgtgtcgtcttgaacataagtgtacatatgtgtggtacagctttacaaatttttAAAAGTGAGGGAagtaaaagcttcaaaaagtacAACtgtcttgtttgctgtctgtaaagctgatcaacttcacgtttagtgaggacagaacacgccattttcataaagtaaagtaaaaaaaataataaacaatgaAGTACAATGAGGTACTGCTtacgcaaaaaagaaaaaaaaaaaaaaaaaaaaaaaaaggccgacgagactccagcgtcgtaaagtcgaaatcacgtaagtcttgATATGTCGTAATCCGGGAACTACCAGTAATGGCATTTTCTCTACATGTAAAGTATTCTATTCGATTAGCAGTTATACCAATCGTTGTACCCATTGAGTGTATGTGTCTGACTTTCCTCTAAATGTCataaattatatttaattttttagtcTTAACGAATCAATGCCGCTGGTCATCAAGCAGCTGCAGTATCTGTGGGGTGTGCCTGTCATCCGGACTCTCTTCAATGACGTCCTCTCGAAGAAGCTAGAAAGTCAAGAGCCCACTCCTTTACCTGCACAACCTAGCACGTCGCAAAATAACCTGCCAGTTAAAAGTGGGTTGTGAATCCAAATCTGTGTGTGTTGTTTAATGGCTGTTTTGCCAGTAAAGATAATGCACGCAAGAATCAATTGCTGTCGTCTTCTGATAGGCCTCTTTAAGCGAGCGTTTCAAAAGTCTGCCTCGGTACGAAACATTTTGAAGCCGGTTGGAGGGAAGAGAGTGGACTCTGCTGAAGTTCAGAAGGTGTGCAGCATTTGCGTGCTTTACCAGACTGCTCTATCCACATTGACGCAAATACGCCTTCAGATTCTCACTGGTTAGTACACAGCCAGGAACTATtagtttaaaatgttttgagGCACAGTTATCGTATTGTGTAACCTGTTTGCAGGACTGACGCACCTCGATGACCTTTTGCCCAAATTGTGGGCTTTTATTTGCGAGCTTGGTCCACAGGGAGGCCTCAAACTTTTCATGGAGTGTCTCAACAATGATACAGAGGAGTCCAAACAGCTTCTCGCCATGCTCATGCTCTTCTGCGATTGTTCGCGTCACCTCATCACGTAATTTTGGTTGCTTTCTTGAATATGGGTGGCTTTGAATTGGAGATGTTCATAAATTGTTTTTGATGTGTTTTAGAATCCTGGATGACATTGAAGTCTATGAAGAACAAACCTCCTTCAAGATAGAGGAGCTCATCACTATCTCTTCATTTCTTAACACATTTGTGTACAAAATGATATGGGATGGTATTCTAGGTCAGTTTTTGGGCTTAGCAGTGATATAAGAATGTTGTCGTTAGGCATGTGCTGGAGAttttgatggtatgataactttaagcaaaaatacctctgtttcacagtatcacaattacagctctaaaatgcttATTTTTGGGTTCAAATTTTGTTCCCCCCATTgaacagatttaaaaaaaattttcacaacatatttgcaaatgtgATCAAATTGATTTCATGTAAAACATGTACTACTACTAATAGTAATTAGTTTAATATTAATGGAGAGCGACAGCAAGAGACAGAGCGCGTGTGTATGAttcgtatcattatttacacacacacacacacacacacacacacacacacacacacacacacacacacacacacacacacacacaccctcacCACAGAAAATTGCCAGCGAGAAAAAACACCAAAGGCTGTATAATGAAAATTTTATCATGAACAGATGTCTTGGCgtgctaactagccacgttatctgccttgttaacaagcttacgttatagtattAGTTTTACCATCGGTAGACACACTAAACCAGCTGGAGTGaattctcgtagctggtgggaaacgatcATGACGGtgtttacttaccttaaattttgtgtaaagtgacggatgatggtcacgtaaatgtgaaatcatgttggaggtcctgctgtccttcctcttctaagccgcggccatctGTTTCTTTTCagtagccgaagtactcccatactagcgactttgtctatttttgaggggggaaaatctCAGGTGTAGTTTCAACACCTTCAGCCATTGTGTCTATTCTACAGCGTAGTGACGCAAGACAAAGCAACAACTGGAGGGGTGAGCATGGCCGTTCTAAGCCACGGATTTCTCGCTTCATTTTTTGGGACATCAAAAATAGCTGCGTACTACGGTACGACGAAAATTTTTGTgggtttgaaaccgtgacgttttcataccacggtaaaccttgaagccgggaaccagcacatgcctagttgtcGTTCAGTGTTATATTAAACCGCTGTTGCGATAATGTATCAAAAAGTTGTGTGCCTAACAGAGAATGCCAAGGGGGAGAAACTGGAGTTGTTCCACAGTGTTCATGGCTGGTTGATGGTGCTTTATGAACGAGACTGCAGGAGAAGATTTACCCTTGATGACCACTGGTTACGCAAGTGAATACAAACTCTAAATGTGTCTCAATGTCAAAAACCTCTAAGGAAATACTGTAACTAATCTTTCACCTGTTGCATTCAGGGACTTAAAACCAAGCTTGTTGTTCCAAGAGCTTGAGAAAGGCAAGAAAAGGGCCCAGCTGTTACTGCAATACATCCCGCATGTTATTCCTCATAAAAATGTGAGTTACTATGTCATTTTTATGGCTATTGtatacatttacagtggggcaaataagtatttagtcaaccactatttgtgcaagttctcccacttgaaaatattacagaggcctgtaattgtcaacatgggtaaacctcaaccatgagagacagaatgtggaaaaaaaacagaaaatcacattgtttgatttttaaagaatttatttgcaaatcatggtggaaaataagtatttggtcaataccaaatgttcatctcattacttttttatgtaccctttgttggcaataacggaggccaaacgttttctgtaactcttcacaagcttttcacacactgttgctggtattttggcccattcgtccatgcagatctgctctaaagcagtgatgttttggggctgtcgttgggcaacacggactttcaactccctacacagattttctatggggttgagatctggagactggctaggccactacaggaccttgaaatgcttcttacgaagccagtcctttgttgccctggctgtgtgtttgggatcattgtcatgctgaaagacccagccacgtctcatcttcaatgcccttgctgatggaaggagattttcgctcaaaatatcttgatacatggccccattcattctttcctttacacagatcagtcatcctggtccctttgcagaaaaacagccccaaagcatgatgtttccacccacatgcttcatagtgggtatggtgttctttggatgcaattcagcagtctttctcctccatacacgagaacctgtgtttctaccaaaaacttctattttggtttaatctgaccatctcccagtcctcttctggatcatccaaatgctgtctagcgaaccgcaggcgggcctggacacgtctggcagtgcaggatttgagtccctggcggcgcattgtgttactgatagtagcctgtgttactgtggtcccagctccctgtaggtcattcactcgttCCCCCCgttgtggttctggaatttttgctcaccgttcttattatcattttgacgccactggatgagatcttgcatggagccccagatggaggaagattatcagtggttttgtatgtcttccattttctaataattgctcccacagttgatttctttacaccaagctttttacctattgcagattcagtcttcccagcctggtgcaggtctaaaattttgtctctggtgtccttggacagctctttggtcttggccatagtggagtttggagtgtgactgactgaggttgtggacaggtgtcttttataccgataatgagttaaaacaggtgcccttaatacaggtaacgagtggaacctcgttagacctcgttagaagaagttaaccTCTTTGacggccagaaatcttgcttgtttgtaggtgaccaaatacttattttccactctaatttcgaaataaattctttaaaaatcaagcaatgtgattttacaatttttttccacattctgtctctcatggttgaggtttacccatgttgacaattacaggcctgtctaatcttttcaagtaggagaacttgcacaattggtggtcgactaaatatttatttgccccactgcatgtgCTCGATCGGAATGAACAAAaatcaggacccacagcggcccttgaagaCCGGTTTCGGCACCCCTTCATATGCAGGAGCCTTGTTTCTATGAAGTTGTACAATGTTTTTTCTGACTTGTCATTTCAGCGAGTGCTGCTGTTTCGGAACATTGTCACCAAGGAAAAAGAGAGTCTCGGCTTGATAGAAACCAGCTCTGCCTCGCCACACGTCACCCATATAACCATTCGCCGTTCACGCATGTTAGAAGTACGAACACAAATCAGATGGATGATGGGAAATGACATTGCTTTTCGTAATAATGACCGTCTCCACTGTCAGGATGGTTATGATCAGCTCCGCCGGCTACCTGTCAATTCCATAAAAGGTGTCATTCGTGTGAAGTTTGTGAACGACCTGGGAGTGGATGAAGCCGGTATCGACCAAGAcggtgtttttaaagagtttctaGAAGAGATCATTAAAAAAGTGTTCAACCCTGCTCTCAACCTATTCAAGGTAACATATTCGTGAGTGAAGAAAATAATCCATTCTTGTTGTCAAGCTGATTCTGTGTTTGTTTTGTATTCTTAGACCACAAGTGGAGATGAGAGGCTTTATCCTTCACCTACTTCCTACATCCATGAGAACCATTTGCAGCTTTTTGAGTTTGTGGGGAAGATGTTGGGGAAAGCCATATATGAGGTATTTGAAGCCTTTGGAGAAATTATCCCAAGAATTTGTGCTCATGCTGGAACATCAGGAATATTTTTGTGCTTGTTTTCATAGGGCATTGTGGTGGATGTCCCTTTTGCCTCCTTTTTCCTAAGTCAAGTTTTGGGTCATCATCACAGCACTTTCTACAGCTCCATTGATGAGCTGCCATCGCTGGATTCTGAGTTTTACAAGAACCTCACATCCATCAAGGTTTACTAAAGCTCTTTCAGATTTATATTCCGGTGAATtaccgtgtaaggtgacgcggagATAACGTCATTTTTAGTCGACAACGACGACAAAACCCCCCACACAtatttaaagggtattacaacacctggggaatgctaatattccatcattaatccataaacgcatgcctttcggattcatatcatgccacttcgtgtaattacatcgcaacaccaagaaaatgatagaaatttggattgattgtcaagctaaaacgaccggcgcccgaaatcccggaaatctagcataggcTACGTTCAAACTACAGGTCTtactgcacgaatccgattttttcgtgtttttccgacttgagtgaggcattaacttgacggtctgaacgtgacaagtcgcatagaactggaccatttcaaatccgatctgcgtctctttcgtatgtggttcaaaaccgatctgggccacatcttTCCAGACTTTCGCGGCGCTCtgaactgtccagtctctcaaatcagaattcaagcagcaattacgtcatcaaaaagcgagagatacGCCACGGTAGCgtcgcagctgtgcgttattagcgccaagcttgccttgaacacggctttttaggaagagtcggacttgacaacagtcattaaaaaaaaaaaaaaatgggttgaggataagcctgagaatgatcggttttctgtcagCTCCATATAAGCAGTATTTCAacattacacggccgagagtcggggcaaactgcgcatatgtgtgtgtgacatgcacggacggtGCGTGCATGTtattgatccatatactttgaatataagcctaaactcggattatttatgtctgttatttgtgtcctctttttaaaaaggaaaatatgatatccctggaatgacggatgacagccagcatgtgcggtcatttgttttgatgcttttgcgcatgcgggtcgtcttgctcagcgcttgtcggactgcgaattattgCGCATgcttaatacttgaatggtctcaatggacaaaggcagtctgaacgggcacgccaaaaaaacagatatgacaaaaaatcggattcgtgcattaagacctgtagtatgaacgtagccatattgtgtgcgtgacgacacaacaaggaaacaaccggctcagtgcttagtactgaatggcggtgatgatggcggacaattttgtttctagttgcagcgacgaatccgacataACGAaagttcttctaatggtgacgaggagagttatgaacctttctttggtgttttggcttaTCAATTTGagaccaaacgaaagccaatgcagcctaatgaaagaatcattgaggggagcaatcacactgatgaaactccggcaacagatcgtgtgggaaacaccgaatggtttgttttgcatttctttttgtgaagctgatacaccgtgaccgcaaaataaagtaatgtatagaataattatcatttattgtgctatcataggttttcgctctgccaacagacacaaatatgaatgggattagaggatttgttctatatcttttacgaacgataatttatacatgtgtccagtcctatagccaatgcgttatatattttttaattataaaagagaactcactctggccatttccctcctttgctttgcctggggtggtggggtggtctcatcag of Corythoichthys intestinalis isolate RoL2023-P3 chromosome 3, ASM3026506v1, whole genome shotgun sequence contains these proteins:
- the LOC130913629 gene encoding ubiquitin-protein ligase E3B-like isoform X1, which codes for MFSAPQSSKSEFLDKARQAREERKGQKEKERAAILIQALVRRFLCRCRLQKQIRKDVDDYFQSSAATSKRNALSIFKIARKLLFIFHSEDKVRFEQLCRAILASMEVENEPKVWYVSLALSKDLTIPWLKQIKDVLWTCCQLLKNLKPDILQDNKLVTLYLTMLVTFTDTSTWRIVRGKGEALRPALTRICENIMGYLNQKGFYSTLQILLTSGLARSKPALSKGTLTAIFTLSLRPVVAAHYSENLLRSFLIHIMSVPAVTSHLCTLTPECVTSIQTHGLLKKFIVFLSREEQCSDICVCLEGSHTLCLLGNLIHLGFLNERIIEEETNRFVKDLTDMLAYCQRYVSQKKSNLTHWHPVLGWFSQTVDYGLNESMPLVIKQLQYLWGVPVIRTLFNDVLSKKLESQEPTPLPAQPSTSQNNLPVKSLFKRAFQKSASVRNILKPVGGKRVDSAEVQKVCSICVLYQTALSTLTQIRLQILTGLTHLDDLLPKLWAFICELGPQGGLKLFMECLNNDTEESKQLLAMLMLFCDCSRHLITILDDIEVYEEQTSFKIEELITISSFLNTFVYKMIWDGILVVCLTENAKGEKLELFHSVHGWLMVLYERDCRRRFTLDDHWLRKDLKPSLLFQELEKGKKRAQLLLQYIPHVIPHKNRVLLFRNIVTKEKESLGLIETSSASPHVTHITIRRSRMLEDGYDQLRRLPVNSIKGVIRVKFVNDLGVDEAGIDQDGVFKEFLEEIIKKVFNPALNLFKTTSGDERLYPSPTSYIHENHLQLFEFVGKMLGKAIYEGIVVDVPFASFFLSQVLGHHHSTFYSSIDELPSLDSEFYKNLTSIKRYDGDVGDLGLSLSYDEDVMGQLVCHELIPGGKTMPVTNENKFSYIHLMAHFRMHTQIKEQTAAFIRGFRSIIHPEWLHMFSTPEVQRLVSGDNAEIDLDDLKKHTVYYGGFHSSHRVIIWLWDILSSDFTAEERAMFLKFVTSCSRPPLLGFAYLKPPFSIRCVEVSDDQDTGDTLGSVLRGFFTIRKKEPGGRLPTSSTCFNLLKLPNYSKKSILRDKLRYAISMNTGFELS
- the LOC130913629 gene encoding ubiquitin-protein ligase E3B-like isoform X2, with the protein product MFSAPQSSKSEFLDKARQAREERKGQKEKERAAILIQALVRRFLCRCRLQKQIRKDVDDYFQSSAATSKRNALSIFKIARKLLFIFHSEDKVRFEQLCRAILASMEVENEPKVWYVSLALSKDLTIPWLKQIKDVLWTCCQLLKNLKPDILQDNKLVTLYLTMLVTFTDTSTWRIVRGKGEALRPALTRICENIMGYLNQKGFYSTLQILLTSGLARSKPALSKGTLTAIFTLSLRPVVAAHYSENLLRSFLIHIMSVPAVTSHLCTLTPECVTSIQTHGLLKKFIVFLSREEQCSDICVCLEGSHTLCLLGNLIHLGFLNERIIEEETNRFVKDLTDMLAYCQRYVSQKKSNLTHWHPVLGWFSQTVDYGLNESMPLVIKQLQYLWGVPVIRTLFNDVLSKKLESQEPTPLPAQPSTSQNNLPVKSLFKRAFQKSASVRNILKPVGGKRVDSAEVQKVCSICVLYQTALSTLTQIRLQILTGLTHLDDLLPKLWAFICELGPQGGLKLFMECLNNDTEESKQLLAMLMLFCDCSRHLITILDDIEVYEEQTSFKIEELITISSFLNTFVYKMIWDGILENAKGEKLELFHSVHGWLMVLYERDCRRRFTLDDHWLRKDLKPSLLFQELEKGKKRAQLLLQYIPHVIPHKNRVLLFRNIVTKEKESLGLIETSSASPHVTHITIRRSRMLEDGYDQLRRLPVNSIKGVIRVKFVNDLGVDEAGIDQDGVFKEFLEEIIKKVFNPALNLFKTTSGDERLYPSPTSYIHENHLQLFEFVGKMLGKAIYEGIVVDVPFASFFLSQVLGHHHSTFYSSIDELPSLDSEFYKNLTSIKRYDGDVGDLGLSLSYDEDVMGQLVCHELIPGGKTMPVTNENKFSYIHLMAHFRMHTQIKEQTAAFIRGFRSIIHPEWLHMFSTPEVQRLVSGDNAEIDLDDLKKHTVYYGGFHSSHRVIIWLWDILSSDFTAEERAMFLKFVTSCSRPPLLGFAYLKPPFSIRCVEVSDDQDTGDTLGSVLRGFFTIRKKEPGGRLPTSSTCFNLLKLPNYSKKSILRDKLRYAISMNTGFELS